Proteins from one Limanda limanda chromosome 4, fLimLim1.1, whole genome shotgun sequence genomic window:
- the mdm4 gene encoding protein Mdm4 isoform X1 has product MSSLSAQLPASSSSCRTLPGDGNQVQPKPPLLQILRVAGAQEEVFTLKEVMHYLGQYIMGRQLYDKQRQHIVHCQDDPLGELLEVDSFSVKNPSPVYEMLKKYLVVLGSSDAAENLSVGRECVEGGVEDRGQICGSVVKAGLEACRDLPLLQTPSQRRPREPDDDSLEGLPRSACKRPKLDVTLDDWDLSGLPWWFLGNLRSNYSRRSNGSTDIHTNQLSPAQEEDTAIVSDTTDDLWFLTEGGSEQVSVEMKEAVLEEGSGGDGEAPPEDDDGGGKEEKGDGEMQEEPDEDSQCLSDDTDTEISTQDAWQCSECRKYNTPLQRYCVRCWALRKNWYKDVPRLAHSLSVPDIPACSSLTTHDDDDDSDTGIDVPDCSRTVSDPVILPSHSTVDRPLPTMAMGKGKGPLPSGFHKDELLSGGESQENLGMEVEEVRPEALLEPCKLCRVRPRNGNIIHGRTAHLLTCFPCARRLHKFQAPCPGCGQNIQKVIKIFIL; this is encoded by the exons ATGAGCTCTCTATCAGCCCAGCTTCCGGCTTCCAGCTCATCATGCAGGACTCTACCAGGAGATGGAAATCAG GTGCAACCAAaacctcctctcctgcagattCTGCGTGTGGCCGGAGCCCAGGAGGAAGTCTTTACTCTCAAAGAG GTGATGCACTACCTGGGTCAGTACATCATGGGGAGGCAACTGTACGACAAACAGAGGCAACACATAGTCCACTGCCAGGATGACCCGCTGGGAGAGCTGCTGGAAGTGGACAGCTTCTCTGTGAAAAAccccag CCCGGTGTATGAAATGCTCAAGAAATACTTGGTAGTGCTTGGTTCATCTG ACGCTGCAGAGAATCTTTCTGTGGGCCGTGAGTGTGTAGAAGGCGGAGTGGAAGATCGCGGTCAG ATTTGTGGAAGTGTGGTTAAGGCAGGACTGGAGGCCTGCCGTGATCTGCCTCTCCTGCAGACTCCTTCCCAGAGACGACCGCGTGAGCCAGACGATG ACTCCCTTGAAGGCTTGCCACGGTCCGCCTGCAAACGCCCCAAACTGGATGTTACTCTGGACGACTGGGATCTCTCTGGCTTGCCCTGGTGGTTTCTTGGTAATCTTCGTAGTAACTACAGTCGGAGGAGCAATGGCTCCACTGACATCCACACAAACCAA CTGTCTCCTGCACAGGAGGAAGACACAGCCATCGTGTCGGACACCACAGACGACCTCTGGTTCCTCACTGAGGGCGGAAGTGAACAGGTGAGCGTGGAGATGAAAGAGGCTGTGCTGGaggaagggagcggaggagatGGGGAGGCCCCTCCCgaggatgatgatggaggagggaaagaggagaagggggaTGGAGAG ATGCAGGAGGAGCCAGATGAAGACTCCCAGTGTTTGAGTGATGACACCGACACAGAGATTTCCACCCAG GATGCTTGGCAGTGCTCTGAGTGCAGGAAGTACAACACACCTCTACAGAGGTACTGTGTTCGCTGCTGGGCCCTGCGTAAGAACTGGTACAAAGATGTCCCTCGACTTGCCCATTCCCTCTCTGTCCCCGACATCCCAGCATGCAGCTCCCTCACCAcccacgatgatgatgatgacagcgACACAGGCATTGATGTCCCAGACTGCAGCAGGACAGTGTCTGACCCCGTCATTCTGCCCTCTCACTCCACGGTGGATCGGCCACTGCCCACTATGGCCATGGGGAAAGGCAAGGGGCCTCTGCCTTCTGGCTTCCACAAGGATGAGCTGCTGTCAGGAGGGGAGAGTCAGGAAAACCTGggcatggaggtggaggaggtcagGCCGGAAGCACTGTTGGAGCCGTGCAAGCTCTGTCGAGTGCGACCACGCAATGGAAATATTATTCACGGACGTACGGCTCACCTGCTAACCTGCTTCCCGTGTGCAAGGAGGCTACATAAGTTCCAGGCTCCTTGTCCCGGGTGTGGGCAGAACATTCAAAAAGTTATCAAGATATTCAtcctctaa
- the mdm4 gene encoding protein Mdm4 isoform X2 — protein MSSLSAQLPASSSSCRTLPGDGNQVQPKPPLLQILRVAGAQEEVFTLKEVMHYLGQYIMGRQLYDKQRQHIVHCQDDPLGELLEVDSFSVKNPSPVYEMLKKYLVVLGSSDAAENLSVGRECVEGGVEDRGQICGSVVKAGLEACRDLPLLQTPSQRRPREPDDDSLEGLPRSACKRPKLDVTLDDWDLSGLPWWFLGNLRSNYSRRSNGSTDIHTNQEEDTAIVSDTTDDLWFLTEGGSEQVSVEMKEAVLEEGSGGDGEAPPEDDDGGGKEEKGDGEMQEEPDEDSQCLSDDTDTEISTQDAWQCSECRKYNTPLQRYCVRCWALRKNWYKDVPRLAHSLSVPDIPACSSLTTHDDDDDSDTGIDVPDCSRTVSDPVILPSHSTVDRPLPTMAMGKGKGPLPSGFHKDELLSGGESQENLGMEVEEVRPEALLEPCKLCRVRPRNGNIIHGRTAHLLTCFPCARRLHKFQAPCPGCGQNIQKVIKIFIL, from the exons ATGAGCTCTCTATCAGCCCAGCTTCCGGCTTCCAGCTCATCATGCAGGACTCTACCAGGAGATGGAAATCAG GTGCAACCAAaacctcctctcctgcagattCTGCGTGTGGCCGGAGCCCAGGAGGAAGTCTTTACTCTCAAAGAG GTGATGCACTACCTGGGTCAGTACATCATGGGGAGGCAACTGTACGACAAACAGAGGCAACACATAGTCCACTGCCAGGATGACCCGCTGGGAGAGCTGCTGGAAGTGGACAGCTTCTCTGTGAAAAAccccag CCCGGTGTATGAAATGCTCAAGAAATACTTGGTAGTGCTTGGTTCATCTG ACGCTGCAGAGAATCTTTCTGTGGGCCGTGAGTGTGTAGAAGGCGGAGTGGAAGATCGCGGTCAG ATTTGTGGAAGTGTGGTTAAGGCAGGACTGGAGGCCTGCCGTGATCTGCCTCTCCTGCAGACTCCTTCCCAGAGACGACCGCGTGAGCCAGACGATG ACTCCCTTGAAGGCTTGCCACGGTCCGCCTGCAAACGCCCCAAACTGGATGTTACTCTGGACGACTGGGATCTCTCTGGCTTGCCCTGGTGGTTTCTTGGTAATCTTCGTAGTAACTACAGTCGGAGGAGCAATGGCTCCACTGACATCCACACAAACCAA GAGGAAGACACAGCCATCGTGTCGGACACCACAGACGACCTCTGGTTCCTCACTGAGGGCGGAAGTGAACAGGTGAGCGTGGAGATGAAAGAGGCTGTGCTGGaggaagggagcggaggagatGGGGAGGCCCCTCCCgaggatgatgatggaggagggaaagaggagaagggggaTGGAGAG ATGCAGGAGGAGCCAGATGAAGACTCCCAGTGTTTGAGTGATGACACCGACACAGAGATTTCCACCCAG GATGCTTGGCAGTGCTCTGAGTGCAGGAAGTACAACACACCTCTACAGAGGTACTGTGTTCGCTGCTGGGCCCTGCGTAAGAACTGGTACAAAGATGTCCCTCGACTTGCCCATTCCCTCTCTGTCCCCGACATCCCAGCATGCAGCTCCCTCACCAcccacgatgatgatgatgacagcgACACAGGCATTGATGTCCCAGACTGCAGCAGGACAGTGTCTGACCCCGTCATTCTGCCCTCTCACTCCACGGTGGATCGGCCACTGCCCACTATGGCCATGGGGAAAGGCAAGGGGCCTCTGCCTTCTGGCTTCCACAAGGATGAGCTGCTGTCAGGAGGGGAGAGTCAGGAAAACCTGggcatggaggtggaggaggtcagGCCGGAAGCACTGTTGGAGCCGTGCAAGCTCTGTCGAGTGCGACCACGCAATGGAAATATTATTCACGGACGTACGGCTCACCTGCTAACCTGCTTCCCGTGTGCAAGGAGGCTACATAAGTTCCAGGCTCCTTGTCCCGGGTGTGGGCAGAACATTCAAAAAGTTATCAAGATATTCAtcctctaa
- the LOC133000304 gene encoding sortilin-like isoform X2 yields the protein MSSACCVLGLGLLLSCAAAARGFSQAGGGAGGAGLHREFVRRDVEPQSFQRSELSKRSAGLNEQTCTALPGGDPTLSNNTHTFTFKVRTMGSLSLAWVGDGSGVLLVLTTFQVPLFMMRFGQSNLYRSEDYGKTFEDVTHLIDHTFIQTEFGIAISPDHSGKVILTGVVSEIGGFRLFRTQDFGLTFVPTDLPFEPLIQMLYNPGDCKALLTLSITLELWLSEDFGVTWRKIHDSACLVRWGPKNSIFVTTNYNGSCNEKGMLELRKTTDYGRSFQTIATRVYSFVLGGKFVFASIMTGKGTERMIHVSADGGEVWNMAQLPTVNHEQFYSILSANQDMIFMHVDDPGDSGVGTIYVSDDRGTVFSKSLERHLYTTTGSDTDFTVVASLRGVYMTSALTDDGTVETVITFDQGARWQTLHRPQNSQCDTETSTNRPNRCRLHIHASYSTTMKMNVPMLPLSQPNAVGLILAHGSVGDAESALSPNVYVSDDGGYSWLLALGGPHHYAILDSGGLLVAVEHTNSPVNQIKFSTDEGQCWHTYNFTSDPLHFSGMDSEPGSRTMNVSLWGYRNDFSKWVVITIDFRKLFTRDCTEGDYVQWLAHSADPSGSNDGCVLGYKETLLRLRKDSVCWNGRDYAIAKKLSTCPCTVDDYHCDFGYYRPENSSECVEQEEMTGRPLEFCLNGTTEQLQTSGYRKIPGDQCEGGFQPDRKETDLRRLCTSNVLYSDALTETSSPNAAVIVMVVLLILLTSGVAGVWLVKKYVCGGRFLVHRYSVMRDHAEANKIEGVDDVDTHYMETGKAQYNEDSDQDLLE from the exons ATGAGCTCCGCGTGTTGTGTCCTGGGGCTCGGGCTGTTGTTGTCGTGTGCAGCGGCTGCCAGAGGTTTCTCTCaggccggaggaggagcaggaggagcagggctGCACCGGGAGTTCGTCCGCAGGGATGTGGAGCCACAGAGTTTCCAGAGGTCCGAGCTTTCCAAACGCAGCGCGGGGCTGAATGAACAGACCTGCACAGCGCTGCCTGGAGGAGACCCAACCCTGAGCAACAACACCCACACT TTCACCTTCAAAGTGAGAACCATGGGCTCACTGTCGCTGGCCTGGGTGGGAGATGGATCAGGG GTGCTGCTGGTCCTGACAACCTTTCAGGTGCCGTTGTTCATGATGCGCTTCGGTCAGTCCAACCTCTACAGGAG TGAAGACTATGGGAAAACCTTTGAAGATGTGACTCACCTGATCGACCACACCTTCATCCAGACTGAGTTTGGCATCGCCATCAGTCCCGACCACTCTGGGAAG GTGATCCTGACTGGAGTTGTGTCAGAGATCGGTGGTTTTCGACTGTTTCGCACGCAGGACTTTGGCCTCACCTTTGTCCCGACAGATCTGCCATTTGAGCCCCTCATCCAGATGCTGTACAACCCCGGGGACTGCAAAGCACTTCTGACTCTCAGTATCACG CTGGAACTGTGGCTGTCTGAGGACTTTGGCGTCACCTGGAGGAAAATCCATGACAGTGCGTGTTTGGTCAGATG GGGTCCAAAGAACAGCATCTTTGTTACGACTAACTACAACGGATCATGCA ATGAGAAAGGAATGCTGGAGTTAAGGAAGACAACAGACTATGGCCGAAGTTTCCAGACAATCGCAACAAGAGTTTACTCTTTTGTCCTGGGAGGAAAATTTGTTTTTGCTTCCATCATGACAGGCAAA GGCACAGAGCGTATGATCCACGTGTCAGCGGACGGAGGGGAGGTGTGGAACATGGCTCAGCTTCCCACAGTCAACCACGAGCAGTTCTACTCCATcctgtcagccaatcaggacATGATCTTCATGCACGTGGACGACCCTGGAG ACTCTGGTGTTGGGACCATCTACGTGTCAGACGACAGAGGAACCGTGTTCTCAAAGTCTCTGGAGCGTCACCTCTACACGACCACAGGGAGTGACACTGACTTCACCGTGGTTGCTTCACTCAGGGGCGTCTACATGACCAGTGCACTCACAGACG ATGGTACAGTGGAGACAGTGATCACCTTCGACCAAGGAGCAAGGTGGCAGACGCTGCACAGACCTCAGAACAGCCAGTGTGACACCGAGACCAGCACTAACAGGCCAAACAGA TGCAGACTTCACATCCACGCTTCCTACAGCACCACCATGAAGATGAACGTCCCCATGCTGCCTCTCTCACAGCCCAACGCTGTTGGCCTCATTCTGGCCCACG GCAGTGTTGGAGATGCAGAGTCAGCTCTTTCCCCCAACGTGTACGTGTCTGATGACGGGGGCTACTCGTGGCTGTTGGCCCTCGGGGGCCCTCATCACTACGCGATCCTGGACTCTGGAGGCCTGCTGGTGGCTGTGGAACACACCAACTCACCTGTCAACCAGATCAA ATTTTCAACAGATGAAGGGCAGTGCTGGCACACATACAACTTCACCAGCGACCCTCTTCACTTCAGTGGTATGGACAGTGAGCCCGGCTCTCGCACCATGAACGTCAGCCTGTGGGGCTACAGGAACGACTTCAGTAAGTGGGTGGTGATCACCATCGACTTCAGGAAGCTCTTCACCAGAGACT GTACTGAAGGGGACTATGTACAGTGGCTGGCTCACTCTGCAGACCCCAGTGGATCGAATGATGGCTGCGTGCTGGGTTATAAAGAAACCCTCTTACGCCTGAGGAAAGACTCTGTGTGTTGGAACGGGAGGGACTATGCTATCGCTAAGAagctgtccacctgtccatgCACAGTGGATGATTATCACTG TGACTTTGGATATTACCGACCGGAGAACAGCTCGGAGtgtgtggagcaggaggagatgacAGGCCGTCCCCTGGAGTTCTGTTTAAACGGGACCACCGAGCAGCTACAGACCAGTGG CTACCGGAAGATTCCCGGAGACCAGTGTGAGGGCGGTTTCCAGCCGGACAGGAAGGAGACGGACCTGAGGAGGCTGTGCACCAGCAACGTCCTATATTCAGACGCTCTG ACTGAGACCAGTTCACCAAACGCTGCGGTCATCGTGATGGTTGTCTTATTGATCCTTCTGACCAGTGGTGTTGCTGGTGTTTGGCTGGTTAAGAAATATGTGTGTGGAGGACG GTTTCTTGTGCACCGATACTCTGTGATGAGGGACCATGCGGAAGCGAATAAGATCGAGGGAGTAGACGATGTCGACACTCACTACATGGAGACAGGAAAAGCACAGTACAATGAAGATTCAGATCAG GACCTCTTAGAATAA
- the LOC133000304 gene encoding sortilin-like isoform X1, whose product MSSACCVLGLGLLLSCAAAARGFSQAGGGAGGAGLHREFVRRDVEPQSFQRSELSKRSAGLNEQTCTALPGGDPTLSNNTHTFTFKVRTMGSLSLAWVGDGSGVLLVLTTFQVPLFMMRFGQSNLYRSEDYGKTFEDVTHLIDHTFIQTEFGIAISPDHSGKVILTGVVSEIGGFRLFRTQDFGLTFVPTDLPFEPLIQMLYNPGDCKALLTLSITLELWLSEDFGVTWRKIHDSACLVRWGPKNSIFVTTNYNGSCNEKGMLELRKTTDYGRSFQTIATRVYSFVLGGKFVFASIMTGKGTERMIHVSADGGEVWNMAQLPTVNHEQFYSILSANQDMIFMHVDDPGDSGVGTIYVSDDRGTVFSKSLERHLYTTTGSDTDFTVVASLRGVYMTSALTDDGTVETVITFDQGARWQTLHRPQNSQCDTETSTNRPNRCRLHIHASYSTTMKMNVPMLPLSQPNAVGLILAHGSVGDAESALSPNVYVSDDGGYSWLLALGGPHHYAILDSGGLLVAVEHTNSPVNQIKFSTDEGQCWHTYNFTSDPLHFSGMDSEPGSRTMNVSLWGYRNDFSKWVVITIDFRKLFTRDCTEGDYVQWLAHSADPSGSNDGCVLGYKETLLRLRKDSVCWNGRDYAIAKKLSTCPCTVDDYHCDFGYYRPENSSECVEQEEMTGRPLEFCLNGTTEQLQTSGYRKIPGDQCEGGFQPDRKETDLRRLCTSNVLYSDALTETSSPNAAVIVMVVLLILLTSGVAGVWLVKKYVCGGRFLVHRYSVMRDHAEANKIEGVDDVDTHYMETGKAQYNEDSDQVSGII is encoded by the exons ATGAGCTCCGCGTGTTGTGTCCTGGGGCTCGGGCTGTTGTTGTCGTGTGCAGCGGCTGCCAGAGGTTTCTCTCaggccggaggaggagcaggaggagcagggctGCACCGGGAGTTCGTCCGCAGGGATGTGGAGCCACAGAGTTTCCAGAGGTCCGAGCTTTCCAAACGCAGCGCGGGGCTGAATGAACAGACCTGCACAGCGCTGCCTGGAGGAGACCCAACCCTGAGCAACAACACCCACACT TTCACCTTCAAAGTGAGAACCATGGGCTCACTGTCGCTGGCCTGGGTGGGAGATGGATCAGGG GTGCTGCTGGTCCTGACAACCTTTCAGGTGCCGTTGTTCATGATGCGCTTCGGTCAGTCCAACCTCTACAGGAG TGAAGACTATGGGAAAACCTTTGAAGATGTGACTCACCTGATCGACCACACCTTCATCCAGACTGAGTTTGGCATCGCCATCAGTCCCGACCACTCTGGGAAG GTGATCCTGACTGGAGTTGTGTCAGAGATCGGTGGTTTTCGACTGTTTCGCACGCAGGACTTTGGCCTCACCTTTGTCCCGACAGATCTGCCATTTGAGCCCCTCATCCAGATGCTGTACAACCCCGGGGACTGCAAAGCACTTCTGACTCTCAGTATCACG CTGGAACTGTGGCTGTCTGAGGACTTTGGCGTCACCTGGAGGAAAATCCATGACAGTGCGTGTTTGGTCAGATG GGGTCCAAAGAACAGCATCTTTGTTACGACTAACTACAACGGATCATGCA ATGAGAAAGGAATGCTGGAGTTAAGGAAGACAACAGACTATGGCCGAAGTTTCCAGACAATCGCAACAAGAGTTTACTCTTTTGTCCTGGGAGGAAAATTTGTTTTTGCTTCCATCATGACAGGCAAA GGCACAGAGCGTATGATCCACGTGTCAGCGGACGGAGGGGAGGTGTGGAACATGGCTCAGCTTCCCACAGTCAACCACGAGCAGTTCTACTCCATcctgtcagccaatcaggacATGATCTTCATGCACGTGGACGACCCTGGAG ACTCTGGTGTTGGGACCATCTACGTGTCAGACGACAGAGGAACCGTGTTCTCAAAGTCTCTGGAGCGTCACCTCTACACGACCACAGGGAGTGACACTGACTTCACCGTGGTTGCTTCACTCAGGGGCGTCTACATGACCAGTGCACTCACAGACG ATGGTACAGTGGAGACAGTGATCACCTTCGACCAAGGAGCAAGGTGGCAGACGCTGCACAGACCTCAGAACAGCCAGTGTGACACCGAGACCAGCACTAACAGGCCAAACAGA TGCAGACTTCACATCCACGCTTCCTACAGCACCACCATGAAGATGAACGTCCCCATGCTGCCTCTCTCACAGCCCAACGCTGTTGGCCTCATTCTGGCCCACG GCAGTGTTGGAGATGCAGAGTCAGCTCTTTCCCCCAACGTGTACGTGTCTGATGACGGGGGCTACTCGTGGCTGTTGGCCCTCGGGGGCCCTCATCACTACGCGATCCTGGACTCTGGAGGCCTGCTGGTGGCTGTGGAACACACCAACTCACCTGTCAACCAGATCAA ATTTTCAACAGATGAAGGGCAGTGCTGGCACACATACAACTTCACCAGCGACCCTCTTCACTTCAGTGGTATGGACAGTGAGCCCGGCTCTCGCACCATGAACGTCAGCCTGTGGGGCTACAGGAACGACTTCAGTAAGTGGGTGGTGATCACCATCGACTTCAGGAAGCTCTTCACCAGAGACT GTACTGAAGGGGACTATGTACAGTGGCTGGCTCACTCTGCAGACCCCAGTGGATCGAATGATGGCTGCGTGCTGGGTTATAAAGAAACCCTCTTACGCCTGAGGAAAGACTCTGTGTGTTGGAACGGGAGGGACTATGCTATCGCTAAGAagctgtccacctgtccatgCACAGTGGATGATTATCACTG TGACTTTGGATATTACCGACCGGAGAACAGCTCGGAGtgtgtggagcaggaggagatgacAGGCCGTCCCCTGGAGTTCTGTTTAAACGGGACCACCGAGCAGCTACAGACCAGTGG CTACCGGAAGATTCCCGGAGACCAGTGTGAGGGCGGTTTCCAGCCGGACAGGAAGGAGACGGACCTGAGGAGGCTGTGCACCAGCAACGTCCTATATTCAGACGCTCTG ACTGAGACCAGTTCACCAAACGCTGCGGTCATCGTGATGGTTGTCTTATTGATCCTTCTGACCAGTGGTGTTGCTGGTGTTTGGCTGGTTAAGAAATATGTGTGTGGAGGACG GTTTCTTGTGCACCGATACTCTGTGATGAGGGACCATGCGGAAGCGAATAAGATCGAGGGAGTAGACGATGTCGACACTCACTACATGGAGACAGGAAAAGCACAGTACAATGAAGATTCAGATCAGGTTTCTGGTATTATCTAA
- the LOC133000304 gene encoding sortilin-like isoform X3, translating into MSSACCVLGLGLLLSCAAAARGFSQAGGGAGGAGLHREFVRRDVEPQSFQRSELSKRSAGLNEQTCTALPGGDPTLSNNTHTFTFKVRTMGSLSLAWVGDGSGVLLVLTTFQVPLFMMRFGQSNLYRSEDYGKTFEDVTHLIDHTFIQTEFGIAISPDHSGKVILTGVVSEIGGFRLFRTQDFGLTFVPTDLPFEPLIQMLYNPGDCKALLTLSITLELWLSEDFGVTWRKIHDSACLVRWGPKNSIFVTTNYNGSCNEKGMLELRKTTDYGRSFQTIATRVYSFVLGGKFVFASIMTGKGTERMIHVSADGGEVWNMAQLPTVNHEQFYSILSANQDMIFMHVDDPGDSGVGTIYVSDDRGTVFSKSLERHLYTTTGSDTDFTVVASLRGVYMTSALTDDGTVETVITFDQGARWQTLHRPQNSQCDTETSTNRPNRCRLHIHASYSTTMKMNVPMLPLSQPNAVGLILAHGSVGDAESALSPNVYVSDDGGYSWLLALGGPHHYAILDSGGLLVAVEHTNSPVNQIKFSTDEGQCWHTYNFTSDPLHFSGMDSEPGSRTMNVSLWGYRNDFSKWVVITIDFRKLFTRDCTEGDYVQWLAHSADPSGSNDGCVLGYKETLLRLRKDSVCWNGRDYAIAKKLSTCPCTVDDYHCDFGYYRPENSSECVEQEEMTGRPLEFCLNGTTEQLQTTTGRFPETSVRAVSSRTGRRRT; encoded by the exons ATGAGCTCCGCGTGTTGTGTCCTGGGGCTCGGGCTGTTGTTGTCGTGTGCAGCGGCTGCCAGAGGTTTCTCTCaggccggaggaggagcaggaggagcagggctGCACCGGGAGTTCGTCCGCAGGGATGTGGAGCCACAGAGTTTCCAGAGGTCCGAGCTTTCCAAACGCAGCGCGGGGCTGAATGAACAGACCTGCACAGCGCTGCCTGGAGGAGACCCAACCCTGAGCAACAACACCCACACT TTCACCTTCAAAGTGAGAACCATGGGCTCACTGTCGCTGGCCTGGGTGGGAGATGGATCAGGG GTGCTGCTGGTCCTGACAACCTTTCAGGTGCCGTTGTTCATGATGCGCTTCGGTCAGTCCAACCTCTACAGGAG TGAAGACTATGGGAAAACCTTTGAAGATGTGACTCACCTGATCGACCACACCTTCATCCAGACTGAGTTTGGCATCGCCATCAGTCCCGACCACTCTGGGAAG GTGATCCTGACTGGAGTTGTGTCAGAGATCGGTGGTTTTCGACTGTTTCGCACGCAGGACTTTGGCCTCACCTTTGTCCCGACAGATCTGCCATTTGAGCCCCTCATCCAGATGCTGTACAACCCCGGGGACTGCAAAGCACTTCTGACTCTCAGTATCACG CTGGAACTGTGGCTGTCTGAGGACTTTGGCGTCACCTGGAGGAAAATCCATGACAGTGCGTGTTTGGTCAGATG GGGTCCAAAGAACAGCATCTTTGTTACGACTAACTACAACGGATCATGCA ATGAGAAAGGAATGCTGGAGTTAAGGAAGACAACAGACTATGGCCGAAGTTTCCAGACAATCGCAACAAGAGTTTACTCTTTTGTCCTGGGAGGAAAATTTGTTTTTGCTTCCATCATGACAGGCAAA GGCACAGAGCGTATGATCCACGTGTCAGCGGACGGAGGGGAGGTGTGGAACATGGCTCAGCTTCCCACAGTCAACCACGAGCAGTTCTACTCCATcctgtcagccaatcaggacATGATCTTCATGCACGTGGACGACCCTGGAG ACTCTGGTGTTGGGACCATCTACGTGTCAGACGACAGAGGAACCGTGTTCTCAAAGTCTCTGGAGCGTCACCTCTACACGACCACAGGGAGTGACACTGACTTCACCGTGGTTGCTTCACTCAGGGGCGTCTACATGACCAGTGCACTCACAGACG ATGGTACAGTGGAGACAGTGATCACCTTCGACCAAGGAGCAAGGTGGCAGACGCTGCACAGACCTCAGAACAGCCAGTGTGACACCGAGACCAGCACTAACAGGCCAAACAGA TGCAGACTTCACATCCACGCTTCCTACAGCACCACCATGAAGATGAACGTCCCCATGCTGCCTCTCTCACAGCCCAACGCTGTTGGCCTCATTCTGGCCCACG GCAGTGTTGGAGATGCAGAGTCAGCTCTTTCCCCCAACGTGTACGTGTCTGATGACGGGGGCTACTCGTGGCTGTTGGCCCTCGGGGGCCCTCATCACTACGCGATCCTGGACTCTGGAGGCCTGCTGGTGGCTGTGGAACACACCAACTCACCTGTCAACCAGATCAA ATTTTCAACAGATGAAGGGCAGTGCTGGCACACATACAACTTCACCAGCGACCCTCTTCACTTCAGTGGTATGGACAGTGAGCCCGGCTCTCGCACCATGAACGTCAGCCTGTGGGGCTACAGGAACGACTTCAGTAAGTGGGTGGTGATCACCATCGACTTCAGGAAGCTCTTCACCAGAGACT GTACTGAAGGGGACTATGTACAGTGGCTGGCTCACTCTGCAGACCCCAGTGGATCGAATGATGGCTGCGTGCTGGGTTATAAAGAAACCCTCTTACGCCTGAGGAAAGACTCTGTGTGTTGGAACGGGAGGGACTATGCTATCGCTAAGAagctgtccacctgtccatgCACAGTGGATGATTATCACTG TGACTTTGGATATTACCGACCGGAGAACAGCTCGGAGtgtgtggagcaggaggagatgacAGGCCGTCCCCTGGAGTTCTGTTTAAACGGGACCACCGAGCAGCTACAGACCA CTACCGGAAGATTCCCGGAGACCAGTGTGAGGGCGGTTTCCAGCCGGACAGGAAGGAGACGGACCTGA